A DNA window from Bdellovibrio sp. BCCA contains the following coding sequences:
- the rplW gene encoding 50S ribosomal protein L23, whose product MKQVIKAPLITEKNTYHNAAGVYVFEVDLKSTKTDIKAAVEKNFKVKVDNVRTSICRGHSKYSKFGLTKVPYWKKAYVKLVEGEKIALFEGV is encoded by the coding sequence ATGAAACAAGTAATTAAAGCTCCTCTTATTACAGAGAAAAATACTTATCATAACGCTGCTGGCGTGTATGTGTTTGAAGTAGATTTGAAGTCTACAAAAACTGACATCAAAGCTGCTGTAGAGAAAAACTTCAAAGTGAAAGTGGACAATGTTAGAACTAGCATCTGCCGCGGTCACTCTAAGTATTCTAAATTCGGATTAACAAAGGTCCCTTACTGGAAAAAAGCTTACGTTAAGCTTGTTGAAGGTGAGAAGATCGCTCTTTTTGAGGGAGTATAA
- the rplD gene encoding 50S ribosomal protein L4 has translation MATVNVLNWKKEKVGSVELAADVFEAPVKKEVLHTVVQWQLAARRQGTHMTKTKGLVSGGGKKPFKQKGTGGARQGSSRSILMPGGGTAFGPQPRSYAFVLPKKVRRLGLSMALSHLQKEGKLFIVDSMQSEGKTAELNKRLKAFGLKKAVLVDATVNEKFNRASKNLESFKYFPVEGLNVFDLLKYDAAVITKDSVAKIVDRCSLEKA, from the coding sequence ATGGCAACAGTAAACGTATTAAACTGGAAAAAAGAAAAAGTTGGATCAGTTGAATTGGCTGCTGACGTGTTCGAAGCTCCTGTTAAAAAGGAAGTTCTTCACACTGTAGTTCAATGGCAATTGGCGGCTCGTCGTCAAGGTACACACATGACAAAGACTAAAGGTCTTGTGTCTGGTGGTGGTAAAAAGCCATTCAAACAAAAAGGTACTGGTGGAGCTCGTCAAGGTTCTAGCCGTTCTATCCTAATGCCTGGCGGTGGTACTGCTTTCGGTCCTCAACCTCGTAGTTACGCTTTCGTTCTACCTAAAAAAGTTCGTCGTTTAGGTTTGAGCATGGCTCTTTCTCACCTTCAAAAAGAAGGCAAGTTGTTCATCGTAGACAGCATGCAATCTGAAGGTAAAACTGCTGAGCTTAACAAACGTTTGAAAGCTTTCGGTTTGAAAAAAGCTGTATTGGTAGATGCAACTGTGAACGAAAAGTTCAACCGTGCTTCTAAAAACTTGGAATCTTTCAAATACTTCCCAGTAGAAGGTTTGAACGTATTCGATCTATTGAAATACGACGCTGCTGTAATCACTAAAGATTCTGTAGCAAAAATCGTAGATCGTTGCTCATTGGAGAAAGCGTAA